The following proteins come from a genomic window of Gimesia chilikensis:
- a CDS encoding carboxypeptidase regulatory-like domain-containing protein, which translates to MLQRISLCLAVCGLLVGLSGCGGGAEEKPLPNTVPVTGAVTMKGKPLVSATVTFVPQGETKGVECVGFTDEAGKYQLKQIRGGEGAPPGSYKVVINHFVKGDGSPIKIDGSEPPANLGAVESLPIQYSSFLDSKLTAQVSDAGGEFNFDLK; encoded by the coding sequence ATGTTACAACGAATCAGCTTATGTCTGGCAGTCTGCGGTCTCCTGGTGGGGCTGTCGGGCTGTGGTGGCGGTGCTGAAGAAAAGCCGCTACCGAACACTGTGCCTGTTACTGGCGCAGTAACTATGAAGGGCAAACCACTGGTCTCAGCAACTGTTACTTTCGTCCCGCAGGGTGAGACCAAGGGCGTGGAATGCGTTGGCTTTACTGATGAAGCCGGTAAGTACCAGCTGAAACAGATTCGAGGTGGCGAAGGAGCTCCTCCGGGCAGCTATAAAGTGGTTATCAATCACTTCGTGAAGGGGGATGGTTCTCCTATCAAGATTGATGGCTCTGAGCCCCCGGCGAACCTCGGTGCTGTTGAATCACTGCCGATTCAATACAGCAGCTTTCTTGACTCAAAACTGACTGCTCAGGTGAGCGATGCAGGAGGCGAGTTTAATTTTGATCTGAAGTAG
- a CDS encoding DUF1559 domain-containing protein has translation MSKMQRPKRGFTLIELLVVIAIIAILIALLLPAVQQAREAARRSQCKNNLKQLGLALHNYHETFSVLPPAHIGRCTTPRLMATGLTMLLPYLDQAPLYNMYNSSGSATTHSSISTGGGALSAGDDPVTNGNAAVVKTLVTVFLCPSDDGTYFIPSATSSYGISATNTGTGGAKTNYDFITITPYNSCENWTLTAPTSRCMFGDNSKCRLDDVKDGTSNTLMMGETTRTVYNGGTNAWGYRGHVMVGLNLVSYPINRFYYSSASPPEQPRGKLGSWAYSGSLHTGGAHFLLADGSVHFLSENIDTTTRQNLARMSDGKVIGEW, from the coding sequence ATGTCTAAGATGCAAAGGCCAAAACGGGGTTTTACCTTGATCGAATTGCTGGTGGTAATCGCCATTATCGCAATTCTGATTGCCCTTTTGTTACCTGCTGTACAGCAGGCCCGTGAGGCAGCCAGAAGATCCCAGTGTAAAAACAACTTGAAGCAGCTTGGACTGGCACTCCACAATTACCATGAAACGTTTTCGGTTCTGCCACCAGCTCACATCGGACGTTGTACGACTCCCCGGCTCATGGCTACCGGTCTGACCATGTTGCTGCCTTATCTGGATCAGGCTCCTTTGTACAATATGTACAACTCCAGCGGTTCTGCTACGACTCACTCCAGTATTTCTACTGGTGGGGGCGCACTTTCCGCAGGTGATGACCCCGTGACCAACGGAAATGCTGCTGTGGTCAAAACACTGGTCACCGTCTTCCTGTGCCCATCCGATGACGGGACTTACTTCATTCCTTCCGCCACCAGCAGCTACGGTATTTCTGCTACGAATACGGGAACAGGGGGCGCTAAGACCAACTACGATTTCATTACCATTACCCCTTACAATTCCTGCGAAAACTGGACTCTGACTGCACCAACCAGTCGCTGCATGTTTGGCGACAACAGCAAGTGCCGGCTGGATGACGTCAAAGACGGGACAAGTAACACCCTGATGATGGGCGAAACCACCCGCACTGTATACAACGGCGGGACCAACGCCTGGGGGTATCGTGGACACGTGATGGTCGGTCTGAATCTGGTTTCTTACCCGATCAACCGCTTCTATTATTCATCCGCCTCACCTCCGGAACAGCCGCGTGGAAAACTGGGGAGCTGGGCATACTCCGGAAGTCTGCACACCGGTGGTGCTCACTTCCTGCTGGCAGATGGTTCGGTTCACTTTCTCAGTGAGAACATCGACACCACTACCCGTCAGAATCTGGCACGTATGTCTGATGGCAAAGTCATAGGAGAATGGTAA
- a CDS encoding FAD-dependent oxidoreductase produces the protein MKKKIALLCWLLSFFSENFLFAQQAEEQTDLLIVGGTESGWAAAIQAARLGVESITLVLDGDWLGGQYTEQALACVDENKGPGKVGWGVDWHPMKRSFHRSGLFKELMDRIEAFNTQKYGSPMPGRPFHGPSTFRPAEAEAIFRELLQPYIQSGQIRLITRHYPVKADIDRSGTHPRLTGLWFAPAGSEIPDLHVRASLTIDASDWGEAIQVAGAAFEIGADPRSRYGEPSAPLSLKDYPPNEMNPITWAMIVEESDGDTPIPKPERYDDRCFVRTSKLSFAEMKHLEWDRPLKKMGSIPHWPPAGQASPRQLSVFTVRRIVDGYTSKDHKTSILLNYMLGQDYPLERLPYQVCEALEATEPGASMKNIVLMNRRQREIIFNDAKRHSLCLLYHLQNFVHDRADDQTNSFRHFHLSKEFGTPDQLPPKPYIRESLRLKAMYMMREQDGRNMDGPTKKFARERFSRVMYPDGLFAWQFHYDFHRTGRTYLKSEGNRGPWIDYEKPGRNTSLVSDRSLFPLRSLVPVEMDGLLGAQKNVGYSSIVSAAIRLHDQCITIGQAAGATAAVSLKEQVEPREIPYNRRQLEQVRHALCGESETGLAVLIWPFRDLAPEHPAFVAVNRLAARGALPLKVREVDFRPDQPATPEWRAATMELTMKTLQDPDLILSLPDNLSRGEFCQKLWSAIQGVPIRPYQRLTPDDADGDGIADADDPSLFTPGEPLQWMPEKLTADQDGLLEKNISNRARKFNFAGSKTPAISGFEADHGLSFKESRGFGWQQDLSRNVRERKQVPEAYRDTFIFTRSHATWECVLPRGSYRVTVCVGDAGHEQVGQWVTVEGNTLIEDQATVSGAFHEQSTTVDVSDGRLTIEIGKTGSTTNTCLNWIVLEPAP, from the coding sequence ATGAAAAAGAAGATCGCGCTCCTCTGCTGGTTACTAAGTTTTTTTTCAGAAAATTTCCTGTTCGCTCAACAGGCCGAAGAGCAAACCGATTTATTGATTGTCGGTGGAACGGAATCAGGATGGGCCGCAGCCATTCAGGCGGCTCGACTCGGGGTGGAATCCATTACCCTTGTGCTGGATGGAGACTGGCTGGGCGGACAGTACACAGAACAGGCGCTCGCCTGTGTCGACGAGAACAAGGGGCCGGGTAAAGTTGGCTGGGGCGTTGACTGGCATCCGATGAAACGCTCCTTCCACCGCAGTGGCCTGTTCAAAGAACTGATGGATCGGATCGAAGCTTTCAATACACAAAAATACGGCTCTCCCATGCCGGGACGCCCGTTCCATGGACCTTCCACATTTCGCCCCGCCGAAGCCGAAGCCATCTTTCGTGAACTGCTCCAGCCCTACATCCAGAGTGGCCAGATTCGACTGATCACCCGCCATTATCCCGTCAAAGCAGACATCGACCGGAGTGGAACTCATCCCCGGCTGACAGGTCTCTGGTTTGCACCGGCCGGGTCGGAAATACCTGACCTGCACGTACGGGCCAGCCTGACGATTGACGCTTCTGACTGGGGAGAAGCAATCCAGGTTGCCGGTGCCGCATTCGAAATTGGAGCCGACCCGCGTTCGCGGTACGGAGAACCGAGTGCACCTCTGAGCCTGAAGGATTACCCACCCAATGAAATGAATCCGATCACCTGGGCCATGATCGTAGAAGAATCGGACGGCGATACCCCCATTCCCAAACCCGAACGCTACGATGATCGCTGTTTCGTAAGAACATCCAAACTGAGTTTCGCCGAGATGAAGCACTTGGAATGGGATCGCCCCCTCAAAAAAATGGGCTCTATCCCTCACTGGCCGCCGGCCGGACAGGCTTCCCCCCGCCAGCTCTCTGTCTTCACGGTCCGACGAATCGTGGACGGCTATACCAGTAAAGATCATAAAACCAGTATTCTCCTGAATTATATGCTGGGCCAGGACTACCCCCTCGAACGACTTCCGTACCAGGTCTGTGAAGCTCTGGAAGCAACCGAACCAGGGGCTTCCATGAAGAACATTGTGCTGATGAACCGTCGCCAGAGAGAGATTATTTTTAATGACGCGAAACGGCATTCGCTCTGCCTGCTGTATCACTTGCAGAATTTCGTGCACGATCGAGCTGATGACCAGACCAACAGTTTCCGGCACTTCCACTTGAGCAAGGAGTTCGGTACGCCCGACCAGCTGCCCCCCAAACCTTATATACGCGAATCACTGCGTCTGAAAGCCATGTACATGATGCGTGAGCAAGATGGCCGTAACATGGACGGCCCGACCAAGAAATTCGCTCGCGAACGGTTCTCCCGGGTCATGTATCCGGATGGGCTGTTCGCCTGGCAGTTCCATTATGACTTCCACCGTACCGGACGTACCTACTTGAAATCTGAGGGTAACCGAGGCCCCTGGATCGACTATGAGAAACCGGGCCGGAACACGAGCCTGGTCAGCGATCGCAGCCTGTTTCCCCTGCGGAGTCTGGTTCCTGTAGAAATGGACGGCTTGCTCGGCGCACAGAAAAATGTCGGCTACAGCAGTATTGTAAGTGCCGCGATTCGTCTGCACGATCAGTGTATCACCATCGGTCAGGCGGCAGGGGCGACTGCTGCTGTCTCATTGAAAGAGCAGGTCGAGCCACGCGAAATCCCCTACAACCGTCGACAGTTGGAACAGGTGCGGCATGCACTTTGTGGGGAATCGGAGACCGGTTTGGCAGTTTTAATCTGGCCGTTCCGCGACCTGGCTCCGGAACATCCGGCTTTTGTGGCCGTCAATCGACTCGCTGCCCGCGGGGCTCTCCCACTCAAGGTCCGTGAAGTCGATTTCCGACCAGACCAACCCGCAACTCCCGAGTGGCGTGCAGCCACGATGGAGCTGACGATGAAGACACTGCAGGACCCCGACCTGATTCTATCACTTCCAGACAACCTTTCACGAGGAGAATTCTGTCAAAAACTCTGGTCTGCCATTCAAGGAGTTCCCATCCGTCCCTACCAACGGCTTACACCAGACGACGCCGATGGGGACGGTATCGCGGATGCCGATGATCCCTCCCTTTTCACTCCGGGCGAACCACTGCAATGGATGCCTGAAAAACTGACCGCCGACCAGGATGGCCTACTGGAAAAAAACATTTCAAACCGGGCCCGAAAATTTAACTTCGCTGGCAGCAAAACTCCTGCCATCTCCGGATTTGAAGCCGATCATGGGTTGTCTTTCAAAGAGTCCCGGGGTTTTGGTTGGCAACAGGATCTGAGCAGGAATGTGCGCGAACGAAAGCAGGTTCCGGAAGCCTATCGAGACACATTTATTTTCACACGGAGTCATGCCACCTGGGAATGCGTACTCCCTCGAGGCAGTTATCGCGTTACTGTTTGTGTCGGAGATGCCGGCCACGAACAGGTCGGGCAATGGGTGACAGTAGAAGGCAACACGCTCATTGAGGACCAGGCCACAGTCAGTGGCGCATTTCATGAGCAAAGCACAACTGTCGATGTTTCCGATGGCCGACTGACAATCGAAATCGGAAAGACTGGCTCAACAACAAACACCTGCCTGAACTGGATTGTGCTCGAACCAGCCCCCTAA
- a CDS encoding DUF1501 domain-containing protein encodes MKFNLHSRTHSQHAFTAFNPLVPEGLVVQSRRNMLKASLAGLAGLTVPNLLRASDSLLSEGKSSLPKKSIILLWMTGGPSHIDTWDPKPDRPIQNRGPFGVTQTNVPGITITDRLPKQAAMMDRFTLIRSVDPKMSSHQPNQVMQTANLLATPRTNRKGDKYPAMASIVAKHHGSNHPGMPPYVAFMKHDSHIAWGGYLGKQYDPFIANDAADLPVYDMVGKDTGGMSGGKMFQFAPGLSFERMKSRRDLMLQFDNLRSDIDQAGSMNAIDSYSQRAYNMVLGKRVQQAFDLSQESAETRDRYGKHLWCQQALLARRLVEAGSSFVTLDLSYHTASGTWDNHGDNIPPYGGIKNGLGPLLPLFDHLLTTLVLDLEERGRLDDTLVIAMGEFGRSPMSGTQGSTDGRNHWPVVMSMCMAGGGLNHGQVIGASENDGSNIKHRPVRPGDLAATIYRYMGVPLDTHYVDDKGRPIPVIENGAPIHELF; translated from the coding sequence ATGAAGTTCAATCTACATTCGCGCACACATTCACAGCATGCATTTACCGCTTTTAACCCGCTGGTACCGGAAGGTCTGGTTGTTCAAAGTCGGCGGAATATGCTCAAAGCCTCGCTGGCAGGCCTGGCAGGTCTGACTGTACCGAACTTGTTGCGTGCTTCTGATTCTCTGCTCTCAGAAGGTAAATCTTCACTCCCCAAGAAGAGTATCATCCTGCTCTGGATGACGGGCGGGCCCAGCCACATTGATACCTGGGATCCCAAACCGGATCGTCCGATTCAGAACCGGGGACCGTTTGGTGTCACTCAGACCAATGTCCCGGGTATTACGATTACCGATCGGCTCCCTAAACAGGCAGCCATGATGGATCGCTTTACGCTGATCCGCTCCGTCGATCCCAAGATGAGCAGCCATCAACCCAACCAGGTCATGCAGACCGCCAATCTGCTGGCAACCCCGCGTACAAATCGCAAAGGTGATAAATACCCAGCGATGGCTTCTATCGTCGCCAAGCATCATGGCTCGAATCATCCCGGGATGCCCCCTTACGTCGCCTTCATGAAACACGATTCCCATATTGCCTGGGGAGGCTATCTCGGCAAACAATATGATCCCTTCATCGCCAACGATGCCGCCGACCTGCCTGTGTACGACATGGTGGGTAAAGACACCGGCGGAATGAGTGGCGGCAAAATGTTTCAGTTCGCTCCCGGTCTGTCCTTTGAGCGTATGAAAAGTCGACGCGATCTGATGCTGCAGTTCGATAATCTCCGCAGTGATATCGATCAGGCGGGATCCATGAACGCCATCGACAGTTACAGTCAGCGTGCCTACAACATGGTCCTCGGAAAGCGGGTTCAACAGGCATTTGATCTGTCACAAGAGTCGGCTGAAACACGCGACCGTTACGGCAAGCACCTGTGGTGCCAGCAGGCGTTGCTCGCACGACGGTTGGTGGAAGCCGGCAGTTCGTTCGTCACCCTCGACCTGAGCTATCATACCGCTTCCGGAACCTGGGATAACCACGGTGACAACATTCCTCCGTACGGGGGCATTAAGAACGGACTGGGGCCACTGCTCCCCCTGTTCGACCATCTGTTGACCACCCTTGTTCTCGATCTCGAAGAACGAGGCCGATTGGATGATACCCTGGTGATCGCCATGGGCGAGTTCGGACGATCCCCCATGTCGGGAACTCAGGGCAGCACCGATGGGCGTAACCACTGGCCGGTCGTCATGTCCATGTGCATGGCAGGCGGAGGTCTGAATCATGGTCAGGTGATCGGAGCCAGCGAAAATGATGGCAGTAACATCAAGCATCGGCCTGTTCGTCCGGGCGATCTGGCTGCTACCATTTACCGCTACATGGGCGTCCCACTGGATACGCACTATGTCGATGACAAAGGACGTCCGATCCCCGTAATCGAAAATGGTGCTCCGATTCACGAATTGTTCTGA
- a CDS encoding ArnT family glycosyltransferase, translating into MVIISDQELLQRSAEPAHDLFPVMRRASVMSPLVALLALGPGLLAFHSYRIDELSAWFGLQCLGKSHLLGDSGNALISQPPLVGWIFSGLLSIIGHWSSSLVLFSYFSTAAMLYVAYRLTRKVCNPRYALVYCFLLAFHPVVLKQIQLIEAPAFPILFALLTIWGFITHLQSESGVVSYKLMCGGISLGLCLLSGGVLALGVLLMLGVFIINPLYLPRGRSLADQQKLPGVKQVLRVWKSLLVLAFTGFAVGGWWELMAASQVEGFWSNWFAGTGQPTISFYWKAEFYPSYLARDIISSMGFLLGFAIFGLFHGIKRVLNPQGGNLQEIAWLRLVVIWALCGALFWWGVQYLPQMNTSTRAMWKLFFIIPMMAVVAWEFQQIALRRVGYPTVLAVFTLGVLAVIFINASNTDTLSPLISARFLRQLIILGLSLVMVLWYSHRFKKEHAHRIVEVALVLALSVLHVVYGVFSIPKPHPAGERLLQFENQLRLTENVGDCFLVSKSDQVPLELKFLVFYLWGDIELKQIQGAVLPQDLQIPDRTHADEPGEKQVIIRWGASPVALRNILNADFVLKPVAQPDVYKNQELQADLVSKAPPGF; encoded by the coding sequence TTGGTAATCATCAGTGATCAGGAGCTTTTGCAGCGATCAGCAGAACCTGCTCATGATTTATTTCCCGTGATGCGTCGTGCTTCCGTAATGTCGCCCCTGGTGGCGTTGCTGGCGCTGGGACCGGGGTTACTGGCCTTCCATTCCTACCGGATTGATGAACTGTCTGCCTGGTTTGGATTACAGTGCCTTGGGAAGTCGCATCTGCTGGGGGACAGCGGCAATGCGCTGATTTCTCAGCCCCCCCTGGTCGGCTGGATCTTCTCTGGTCTGTTGTCGATCATCGGGCACTGGTCTTCTTCGCTGGTTCTGTTTTCCTACTTCTCCACAGCGGCCATGTTGTATGTCGCGTATCGACTGACGCGTAAAGTCTGTAATCCGCGGTATGCGCTGGTCTATTGCTTCTTACTTGCATTCCATCCGGTGGTGCTCAAGCAGATTCAACTGATAGAGGCGCCTGCGTTCCCCATTCTGTTTGCCCTGCTGACGATCTGGGGCTTCATCACGCACTTGCAGTCTGAATCGGGTGTGGTCTCGTACAAACTCATGTGCGGAGGGATATCGTTGGGGCTCTGTCTGTTGTCGGGAGGAGTCCTGGCACTGGGAGTGTTACTGATGCTCGGGGTGTTTATTATCAACCCCCTGTATCTGCCTCGCGGTCGGTCCCTGGCAGATCAACAGAAGCTGCCCGGGGTGAAGCAGGTATTGAGAGTCTGGAAATCACTCCTGGTTCTGGCCTTCACGGGTTTTGCAGTCGGGGGCTGGTGGGAACTGATGGCGGCTTCTCAGGTCGAAGGCTTCTGGTCCAACTGGTTTGCAGGCACCGGTCAGCCCACGATCAGCTTTTACTGGAAGGCGGAATTTTACCCGTCGTATCTGGCCCGGGATATCATTTCTTCCATGGGCTTCCTGTTGGGGTTTGCCATTTTCGGCCTGTTTCACGGTATCAAACGAGTACTGAACCCACAGGGAGGAAATCTGCAGGAGATCGCCTGGTTGCGTCTGGTCGTAATCTGGGCATTGTGTGGTGCCTTATTCTGGTGGGGCGTGCAATACCTGCCGCAGATGAATACCAGTACGCGGGCCATGTGGAAGCTGTTCTTCATCATTCCCATGATGGCAGTTGTTGCCTGGGAATTCCAGCAGATCGCTCTACGACGAGTCGGCTATCCGACTGTGCTGGCGGTATTTACCCTGGGTGTCTTGGCGGTGATTTTCATCAACGCTTCTAATACGGATACGCTCAGTCCATTGATCAGCGCGCGTTTTCTGCGGCAGTTGATCATTCTGGGATTATCACTGGTGATGGTGCTCTGGTACAGTCATCGATTCAAGAAAGAGCATGCCCACAGGATTGTCGAAGTCGCGCTGGTGCTGGCGTTGTCTGTGCTGCATGTGGTCTATGGTGTCTTTTCCATTCCTAAACCTCACCCAGCTGGCGAACGGCTGCTGCAGTTTGAGAATCAACTGCGATTGACTGAAAATGTGGGAGACTGTTTTCTGGTCAGCAAGAGTGACCAGGTGCCTCTGGAACTGAAATTTCTGGTGTTCTATCTGTGGGGGGATATCGAACTCAAACAGATCCAGGGGGCGGTGTTGCCCCAGGATCTCCAGATTCCTGATCGCACTCATGCAGATGAACCTGGTGAGAAGCAGGTGATCATTCGCTGGGGGGCATCTCCTGTTGCGTTACGTAATATCCTGAACGCGGATTTTGTCTTAAAGCCTGTTGCACAACCCGATGTTTACAAAAATCAGGAACTGCAGGCGGATCTCGTCAGTAAAGCACCACCTGGTTTCTGA
- a CDS encoding BON domain-containing protein yields the protein MYKDKVKFLKSLKYWSPMTQHISIDRAHQLHELISHAISQTSLASRQNVKYRVEQEQVYLTGIVSSYYEKQLAQESVSRIQGVRQVHNSLNVEPASRAALSVDIP from the coding sequence ATGTATAAGGATAAGGTGAAATTTTTAAAATCCTTAAAGTATTGGTCTCCCATGACGCAACACATCAGCATTGACCGCGCCCATCAGTTGCATGAGCTGATCAGCCATGCCATTTCGCAAACCAGTCTGGCTTCTCGTCAGAATGTGAAATATCGAGTCGAACAGGAACAGGTCTATTTGACCGGAATTGTCAGCAGCTATTATGAGAAACAGCTGGCTCAGGAGTCAGTCAGCCGCATCCAGGGGGTCAGACAGGTCCACAACAGCCTCAATGTGGAACCAGCCTCCCGAGCGGCTCTCAGCGTGGATATCCCCTGA
- a CDS encoding tyrosine-type recombinase/integrase — protein sequence MRRRKKSAQRKRVGRVSYYLHHGAWYLYYRDGDRPVRLRVADTEGEAEQIAAQVNAQLASSSPTLFSFTSVSFSELRQAFLNHHETVAPSSPATIRRYRSATQHLENYFNECRPSDLAHAIRTDHFVAWLRKQKVSPNGHPNTAKRVLRDKGLRFVLEVCRSVYIYAAQQRFLPPYFENPFSKLNLERMRIEDAKPIFVFDAEDELRFFQKADDWTFPIHFILAKTGLRSGELIHLLIEDVDLENGWLHVRNKPELHWKIKTRRERSVPLIEEAVAVLRRVIGNRTAGPVFIRHQFDPLNSPLGNLDQMALQEELRQRISHADSGSVLTLSQTMEEKLARAVWREAGVIRSERVRTSFIRTAKSADLKQSSCPKSWRHSFATLLQDANVDPLIRQVTLGHKPSEDARSGGLGMTGVYTHTRATTQKREIERALRFWPQSLAYARQWTNSNKA from the coding sequence ATGAGACGACGCAAAAAGTCTGCGCAACGCAAACGCGTTGGTCGCGTTTCGTACTATCTGCATCACGGTGCCTGGTATCTTTACTACCGTGATGGAGACCGGCCAGTCCGGTTGCGAGTCGCTGACACAGAGGGTGAAGCCGAGCAGATCGCGGCGCAAGTAAACGCGCAGCTGGCTTCGTCCAGCCCTACTCTGTTTTCCTTCACGTCTGTCAGTTTTTCAGAACTGCGACAGGCCTTCCTCAATCATCACGAAACCGTGGCTCCATCCTCTCCGGCCACGATCAGGCGCTATCGATCGGCGACCCAGCATCTTGAGAATTATTTCAATGAATGCCGTCCATCTGACCTGGCGCATGCGATACGTACAGACCATTTTGTAGCCTGGCTGAGGAAGCAGAAAGTTTCCCCAAACGGCCATCCCAACACGGCCAAACGGGTACTTCGTGATAAAGGCCTGCGCTTCGTTTTGGAAGTCTGTCGGTCGGTATATATCTATGCCGCCCAGCAACGATTTCTTCCCCCCTACTTCGAAAATCCTTTCTCCAAGCTCAACCTGGAGCGGATGAGAATCGAAGATGCCAAACCCATCTTTGTCTTCGATGCGGAGGATGAACTGAGATTCTTCCAGAAAGCGGATGACTGGACTTTTCCCATCCACTTTATTCTTGCCAAGACAGGATTAAGGTCGGGCGAACTGATCCATCTGCTGATCGAAGACGTCGACCTGGAAAACGGATGGCTGCATGTTCGCAACAAGCCAGAGTTGCACTGGAAAATCAAAACCAGACGCGAACGCTCTGTCCCCTTGATTGAGGAAGCGGTCGCCGTCTTACGCAGGGTGATTGGTAATCGAACAGCGGGTCCTGTCTTTATCCGGCACCAGTTTGATCCCCTCAACTCGCCTTTGGGAAACCTGGACCAGATGGCACTCCAGGAAGAACTTCGGCAACGCATCTCGCATGCTGACTCAGGAAGTGTGCTGACTCTTTCGCAAACCATGGAGGAGAAGCTCGCCCGAGCCGTCTGGCGTGAAGCCGGCGTGATTCGCTCGGAGCGTGTGCGGACATCGTTTATCCGTACCGCCAAGTCTGCAGATCTGAAACAGTCTTCCTGCCCCAAAAGCTGGCGGCACTCTTTTGCCACACTGCTTCAGGATGCCAACGTCGATCCACTCATTCGTCAGGTCACACTGGGGCATAAACCGAGCGAGGACGCCCGCAGTGGCGGTCTGGGGATGACAGGCGTGTATACGCACACTCGCGCCACCACGCAGAAGCGAGAGATCGAACGTGCTCTTCGCTTCTGGCCCCAGTCTCTCGCTTATGCGAGGCAATGGACCAATTCTAACAAAGCCTGA